In Sparus aurata chromosome 5, fSpaAur1.1, whole genome shotgun sequence, the genomic window GTCACTTGCTGAAAATTTCAAAGGCTCCATACCAAcataaaaatgattttgatgGAGGTCAACTAGACTTTACTGGAGCGTTTCCTGGCcaattattgtttatttatcagGTTTGGTCTTCAGCTTTGTTAATTTCCACAGAAACAAGTTGTTTCAGGCCGAACGCAATAAATATAAGGGAATATATCTGGAAGAATCTGCAACAGAGACTTGTCTCTTCCAACTCATCATCAGCCCACCTCAGTACCAAAAACACACATCGGCCTTGGGTGTGGAGTTTGGCCTGTCAGTCACTGACTCACCCTCGTCCGACAGCGAGGATCTCCATCAGGATCTGTCAGCTTGCCCCCGTATATCGCCGGCAGCTCTTCTGCATCGATGTACTTCAGTAAAACCTCCTGCCAGTTAGCTGTCAAACCAGAGAAACAGCAGCACTCGTGTCATCAGGGAGTCAAAGCGTTTTGATTGGACTGAATTTGGATGTAAGGATGAAATATGACAAAGGTATAGTGTCTCACCCCCGAGGATATGGATCTTTAGTCTTGTGTTCTCACTCAGAAAGTGCTTGACGAGGTTGTACGCCACAGGAAAGAGCTTGGGGGCTACAGGAGAAAAAATCAAAGGCGTTAACAAAACATACACACGCAATGACAGAAAGTCTGGCCAGCATATAATGataaaaagaacaaagacaGACGATAACAAATAATTTGTTTATTGAAACACGCTTTCTTGGAGGAAGAACAGATTCACCTTTAATGACAAACAGCCTTTTCAAGCCTTCTGGGTAGTTGTCTTCAAACATCTGGAGGATCTGgtgacacacagaaacattattTGGAGATGTCGACCGACCTAATagtctgctccgcatctgagcTGTGCGACATCTGTGATTCAACTGTATGTGTCTCTGTACCTCGCCATATGTTTCTATAGCAGGCTTCCATAAGTGTTTCAGACCCAAGCCTTCAACATCATAGATCATGGTGATTGACTCCACGTTCCTCCCAAGCTGGttgaaaacagagacaaaaagacagGAAAACTTCATCTGTGAAACTATAAAAAGGTTTACATAAAGTTTATATACAAGATAGCAGAGCGGGCTGgccattaaagtgaaactctcgacaaaatgcaacttaggcttttttgtgaatgtatatcagtcaaaccttcgtgtaaagcataattacgatgaaagaggcactcttaagatttaccatagtttcgttttttgggtcaaactcattttcaatgggagagcttggggcaaattagcgatagcatcaaaatcgctgcttttaaaacactaagaaggttcgacacaacatgaaactttgctcctagtatcaccagggtctctacacatgaacacgagcattgagaacattgtttgtgtacacagagtttgctaaaaagaacgtttttgaacaactcaccttaacAGTAGCTTGTTCCACTAGCCACCATCACGACAGCCGAGAAGGATCAATCTCAGAATGCAACATAACtttgaggagagttaaggtggacggctactgtcttccggcaacaactatccacgcgatatctcacgtgactttcctttttcaacttcaaggtcaattttgtttttcgctaacaaaaaaaacaacaatttagcTGTGCATTAATAtagaactaagctttaggagcggtccaccttaactgtcctccatgttacctCGCATTCGGAAatcgacacttctcactggcatgACGGCAGCcagcggaggaaacatctgctaacttgagttgtccaaaaactctctttttagtaaactttgtgtacacaaacaatgttttcaatgcttgtgttcatgtgtagagaccctggtgatactacgagcaaagtttcatgttgtgtcgacttagtgttttaaaagcagcgattttgatgctatcgctaatttgccccaagctctcccattgaaaatgagtctgACCCaaaaaacgaaactatggtaaattttaagagtgcctctttcatcgtaattatgctttacacgaaggtttgactgatatacattcacaaaaaagcataagttgcattttgtcgagagtttcactttaattgtaGGGTTGATGATTGATTCTTGGATCCACATGTTCACCATGTGAACTTGAGGTGTTGTCTCTGCCTGCCTCTTACCCTCTGTGACTGCAGGTTACACTCCTTCTGCAGGACCTCACAGTCTCTGATCTTGGACTTGATAAAGTCTTGCTTGGAGGCAGACAGGAAGAGGCCTTTAGGGTCCACAGGTCCGATGACATCATACCAGATGGGACTGCCCTCACGGTCGTAACCACACATCCCACCTGACAGATACTTTTCTATCACCTGCAAACAGCAGTCATTTTAGATGTCAAATCACTGCTTTCTTCGGTCATGTATGGGATTACTTGTCAAGAGGTAAATTCAGAGGCATTTCTTTGATTACACTGAACCTACAGTAAAATATGGtttataaagttgtttttttgtttacctcTGGTGGACGCCAGTCGGTGATTATCGTGTCTACCTTCATGTGTTTCCTGAACTCCAAATGCTGAAAGAAAAGATGGGTGCATGTTAATCATTCGATTAATAATATACAGGAAGTAGGGCAAcattaaaacttgttttttactTCCTCTGTGAGGAACACAGTGCTTGTACAGTGGCAGATCCGCCCAAGCAGGAACTAGTGATTTAAAGTGGATTATGAGGTTTCAGACAGTAGGCTAGGTGATGTAAAGCGAGCCCCGTCAGCAGGAGGGGGATCAGTTATGTAGCGCTGTGGAAACAGAAACATGCCAACACATGATCACAAGCACAAGCATCACATTCCACCAACTGGCaggaaagaaatgaaagaacTTTTTAAGGTGTAAATTATTTCTCGATTTCTAGATACCTGAAAAAGGTGTGTGGGTGTGGCGAGGGTGCAGTCCAAATACATTCCAAGCAAATTAGTTTGCTTAAGAATATAAGCAACCACAACACAGTAAACGGTGTCTGGAAAATGTTATTGCTTACCACGTTGTTGGACTCATTGGTAGATTATTAGATTCAttcattatgtagaaattgacaTTCTGTGCAATTcagcgccccccacagttttgagtgcaacaccactgtcatcaatacaaatcccaggtcagTAAAGGTTTGTCAGACGTAATAGGTAGGTGCTAACTACGAACAAAACTCAtcacgtcataacaatgttatgtgttgaaaacttgtatcttgcAGTAAAcatgtatatgtacatgtatatgtgtgtgtaacgcagtgatcctaccctctcactgaagttacatagtgctgAGACAAGTGATGGGGGGAAAAGTGGCTGTGATGGAGACACCACTCACCCTATTAGAAGATGCTGTTCCTTCAACTTTGttaatttaaggtaaaaaaaaagttacataatgctgctttaaaaatCGGGCTGTGTGGCTACTTCAATGTTAACGCTTCGTCTGTCCGTATGTTGGAGTTGGCGTTCATCTGCCCCCTAGTGGAAAGAAGTCAGTCCGTGCAGCTTTAAGTGAGGTAGTTGTAAATCGTATTCTGTCATTTTAAGTAATCATTTAATCCCTGTTATCTATATCTTGTATCCcccaggctgctgtgatgactCAGTTTGACCACAACAAACCTTTAAAACACAGCCCTTTGTAATCTGTGGCCAGTACTGAGCTGATGGGCTGAACAGTCTTTCCTGGTGCTAACTGCACTTTCACATGCAACACCTATTAGTCACAGAAAAGGAGGACAATGTGGTAGTTTTTTAATCCAGTACATGATTTGTAACATATTGCATTTCTACAAGTGAATGACACATGTAGGGACTATAAAATGTTCTGCTGAACGAGTTACCTTTCGCAGCATGGCCTCAGACTTCTGGATATTGAAGTTTCTggctggaaaagaaaaaaggattaTAAATATGGACATCCATCGCCTGTTAGTGTTAAATGGTAAATTACATTTCACCAGAATGCATCTATTCATGGACGAGAGGCTCATGCtcattatattcaagagaaggccCACAGCTCTATGTTCGATATCACGGCAACTCACACCCAAaaaatctagatggataaatagcactacagtcAAGACAAAgaatatgtgtttttgattttggcGTGAACAGTCCCTTTAAACTCTTTTGAAGGGCTAAAACAGGTCAATCATTCAgtcaggagagcagaggaggaggttgGGGAAATTTTGGAAATCTGTCTGATTTTACATCCAAAcctgctgaaagagaaaatgcTGGAAACACCAATAACTACAAATAAGAGCAAGGTTTGAAGCACATCCTTTAAGTTTAAGGTTTTAGGTAAGTAATAAATCCTGCCAGagcctgtcctgtcctctcctgtctgttGTTTGTGCCTTCAAAATTATGTCAAAGTCTTAGACAGCCAACAGAATAGGTGTCTATGGAAGCAACCAGTTGTAGACTAAAATGTGGTCTTGTGTCCCTACATACCTGTCATACATTAGTCAAAAGCTAAAACCaagaataaaaatgaaagaatcTCCTAAACTGTAACCATTTGACCCCCAATGACCACTGGGAATAAACTTGTATAACCTCTTCCTCTTTAACACGGCCAATATTAAAACCACTGTGTCAGTATGACGTTCCAGGAGAGAGTCGACACACAGTCCTACGCTGTCTAATAAGCTGCATCTAAGGTGAttagctctgctgctgacagtctGGTGGAAAAGCACAACAGTTCTGCTGCTGCCGAGAAGTGAGACTTACAACTTACTCCGACGGTGGATTACACTGCACCTAATGCCCCAACCTGGCACCTTAACTAGGACATCGAGGGACTTAAAATTGCAaaagcacaaagcctggctcaCGACCAGGCCATGTATCATTTTGAATTACTTATAAGAGTTTTGCTCTGAATGCCTCCGGCTGCTGGATAATTATAGGGATTTTGCAACCCCTAATGACAAACATGCAGAGCCACGGATGGCGCCAAGGGTGGCTCTCCTGATACATCAACGTAGAAACATATCTCCTATTatttctgattttaaaaaatgcaaggTGATTTTCGCATGAAACAATCTCGGGGTGCAGAACAGGACAGTGCTACATTTTCTAAGGTGATGTCAGAGTCAGTGTTCCTCCTCAGATCACTGACCGAACAGTGATGGTTTATGATCTGAAATAACGTTATCTCGAGCTGTGACAGAGGCTCCTGGTACGAGCGCAACCCTCTCAGCTCATTGTCTGATAACATCTGATGATACTGCCAAGAATAAAATGGGATAGGAGGGACTTTGTGACCATGTTGTGGCCTGTTAATACATCACTCTTAAAGCCCCACTGTAAGAAGacgaaggagaaggaggagaagaagaagaatcttgtTTTAAACGAGTCTGGTGAAGGCATCATTCTCGGCTAATCagttgtaaacaaaacaaaaagaggacggtacaaatattattttttaggCAGCTAAAGAAGCTTTAACAGCTAAAATCCCTGAACATATCTATAGCTCTGGAGAGAACATAAGCCAAAGTCAGTTAAAGAGCCTGTTTGTCATCACAACATTGAGACTGAGACAGTCAGCGTCACAGTTTTCTCATGTGACTTGTGACTAAAACTGGACAGCGGCGTTCAGAAGTTTCTGTCCATTTCACTGAACTCTGGGACAAAATGTAGCTGTTACTCCAGAGTGATACTTTGTCTTCACATACTGCAATACAACTGATAAACTGACTGGACTGTCATCTGCTAACCGGCTCCTTTATCTCTGAAGGTGGAGCTCCTCAGAGATAAATACTGCTCCGCTCAAAGCTGTGAATCATCCGACGGCAGACTCGGAAAAAACCTTCCATTTGGttggaagaagaggaggtgcGTTGTTTCGGGAGGGAGAAGCTGGGTCTGACTGGATCTTTCACACAGTTTGTTGCTTTCATTTCCAGGAATATGGCACATATGTCATGATATGTCAGCTAGTCTAAAAGCAGTTcctgaaatctttttttgtttttggtgttaCAAGCAGTTCTTTCGTGGACAAAAAGCAGCTACTCTGCAAGAAGAGTTGGATTTCATatctcttgaaaaaaaaaaaacggaacaACTAAAATGACCTTAGCTCTAACTGCGACCTACATGTTACTGTGTGTAAACTGGTAAATTATAACTTTAATCTCATTTTGAACCACGCCCAGTTCGGCTCCATTCTATGATTCTGTTATGAGGTCAATCATTAGCGCTCACTGTGTGCCACCTTGGGCCATTTGCTTTCACTCAATGAACTAGACTGAGCTATCCTCACTCTTCTCACAGCTTGAATGGGATCATCTTTACATTCATATTAAGGGGGAAATAACTCGCATTATTCAGAGCGTATACAAACAGGCCCAACAGACCCTCATTGTCCGTGTTTGGAGCTGTGGCGCTAATCTTTCTGAGAAGCATTTGGCAATGGCCATTCAGCAAAACTTCTTTAAAGAGAACAACGTGCCTCCTAGCTCCCGTTGTGAAACGACTTCGGAGGAAAACGCGCCGGCAGAGTGTCTCCTGGCAGATGGGCTGTCGTCCATCGTAGTGCACCATTAATGCGATTAGCCCCGGATTAGCCAGATACACCGAGTGCTAGATCTCTGCTCCAGAACTAATCAGCACAAGGGCTCCTTCAATCAATGCTTCCCATTTCTtcaagtgtctgacaacatgaCAACCGACGTGGGTTTGTATAGGGTTCACAAGACTCTTTAATACCACATTGAATTCGGTTTAATACCTGTTGTATTGTTGATCCTGGCCATGGTATGAAAAAACTGAGAATATTTCACATGCCCTATCCACCAGTGTGTCCTGAAAGCCGGCAACAAAAAAGTATATTTCTAATTAAATGAAAGactttttaataactttttcaAGGCTTTTTGTGAGGACCCTGAATTGTCTGACTTTTCAAGACCTGCAGTCAGAAAAGTAGTCGTCCtggttttgtttggtttatCCCTGCTAAATAGGAACcttgtttctttcagctgtgGTTTGAGCATCATGCACAAGCTCGAAAATCACACCTCTTTCTCAACCACTGCTAATAGGGATGCTTACATCATCATTCCATGTAATAAACCACTGCAGCTTCTGCCTATTGCACAAGCACAATAGCTCCATCACATTTCACCCTTGAATACGAATGACTGCAGGCTAATTATCACAAATTTACCATAACGGCGACGTATTAcgttagggtttttttttctgagagtGCAAGATGTGGTTAGGTCAAATGAGCAGGTGCATCATGATTTTTAACTCACCTCTGAGCCAGCGTAACAGGAAGTGGTCATGCTGTGCAGGAAGTTGAGGAAGAATGTCTTGTATCCTCTCTCGAAACTGgccagaggaaggagagaagaagagacacgTGATCGACAAGTTTTCAGGGAAAGTCTTTAACTAGTATGTTATAGTTCTGACCCTGGAGGTAAAACAGTCTTGAGGATTACAGTACTTTTCTTTGTAGTTTCACTCATTCTTTTCAGATTAGTAGATTTCAATTCCCAGTGCTACTGAAACTTGTGACTCGGTGACTAATTATTTTACACACTTTAATGCCAACGTTCAACAACGACTATCTGTGAACATGTTTTGCATGGGTACAAAAACAGTGAGGACACCCGGCGTGCGTTAGAATATTCTAGGTTTCAACTGGGAGACGTGGCCAAAAGTACGTGGACAGTTGAGCAGAAATATTTTGTCTTGATTGATCTACCTTTTAGCTTGTAAAATGTGAGAAAGCAGTTCATAAATAAAGGAttaaaaaatattcattttgcTGATATAACagtcctctccactctgctggtTTCCACAAGATTTTGAAATATGTCTGCAGGGATTTTCTCCCAAGAACATTGGTGAGATGTTGTGAAGCAAAGCCTGGATCTCGAGCAACAGTCAAATTTATCCCAAAGGTGTTGGATGAGGTTGAAGTTTGGGCTCCGTGCAGGACAGTCAAGCTCACATCCACCCCAAACTGGGATAACcaaacttaaaataaaacttGGCACTAATACTGAACATTTAAGTTTCATTGAAGGAAAACTGAGCCTGAGAGAAGGCtaccacaaaaacaaatacagcaaatgaaaacaaataaaagcatgtCGAGAAACTTTGAGTGATGTATATTTCTACTCACCAGCAATCCGTTATTGTTTCAGGAACACTGTGCTTTGCTGCCTCAACGTTGATTGATATAAGACTAGAGTATATTTATATTGGAATATTTAACCAGAGCTtcaaaaatgaatcaatatATCATTAAGTCGACTGAAGGAAAAGTAATCAACAATTTTGATATCTGTTGATCATTTAAATCATTAGACAAGCAACAGTGCAAAATCTCCCGACGATTTCCTTACACCACAGTAAACTataatatctttgggtttgggcacggacacaatcagaaattTGAAGACATCATGTTGAATATTGTCACTTATAATTAAAGTATGACTtcatcccccctccccctcacTTCTCACTGGCGCTTCCTGGAAAACATTTCTGAGAAGGCACCATTTACAAAGCTTTATAGTTTTTAATAATGCTTTGCATATCAGTCATATGGTGTTAAAAATGACAGGGGAGGGTTGAGAACTGCAGCAGCTAACTGGCTGGTTGatcattttgataattgataaatcattttagtcatttttcaaataaagATACCAAATATTTACTGCTTCCAGCTACTCAAATGTCAGGTTGTGATGCTTCTAATTGTCATATATAATAGAAATTTAACATTTTGGGGGGTTTGGGCTGTTGATCCGGCAAAACAACACATTGAAAAAGATCATCCTGGGCTTTGGGATATTGTACAACTagttatttttctctttatttatttattttacattttatagacacAAGGATtaacacatatatacatattattgtattgtattattggGGGTTTttttcgttgttttttttttcatttttttttttcatttttcatgaccTGGCAAAATAAGTCGTTCTTTACAATGGCTGATAACTGATCTATACATTATAAATAAATGAGCACTTACCTGCTCGAGTGCTTCAGCCTGTTTAGGACTGAGGTCTCCTACTCTTCCGCTCATGACTGCGACCACAAGATGCGAGATAAAGACAGAGCTGCTTCAAAGTCAGattaacagacagagagacagaaacagaaacagcacCGTCACCGTTAACCGTGACAGGCGGATTTCAGTCTCTGACGCCTCCCAGTGATGCTCATCCACGGCTTCAGTGGTCGGTTATCCTCGCTGTCAGCTGCCTGCAGCTGAAAAGGCGGCtaaggaaagaaaaaatgtaaacaggagcGTCGCACCTCCTGTTCAAGATCCAGTCCAACCAGCTGACTGGGCCAAAGATCAGAGAAAATGACAGGAGGATAACTCGCTTCAAGAAAGAGGAACGACGCAGGAGCCCGCTTTGCCAAGCTTGTTCCTGTTGGACTAGCGTCACCATTTTTACAGACTTTAActaatttgtgaaaaataaaggGGAGTTAGTTGTGACATTCATAAAAACTGCACGTGAATCTACTATTTAAAAGGCTGAGAGGATTTGTAATTttaacagagacacaaaaaaggaagaaagaaaaaaaaaaacagcacacatGAAGATTTAAAAGCACAGAGGTCAGTGTCTAAGAAATATGAAACCCAGTGTATAGAGATGTAAGTATGATTGAAATCACAATATTAATAAGGATATTTTCAAATATCGTGGGCTATATTTAGACCTATATAGATCGAGGATCAAGGATGCTTGAAGGGCCACATACAAGGTCATCATAGGGATGTTCAAAGCACTGGACATTTGAATAATGAACTTTGACATCAGAAATctgataaatgttaaaatgacagTATGATCATTTCATATGAATTCGCTGAATGCTGATTAACAAAGAAAGACGTTTTGAAACATATTAATTtcctgtctttattttttggggggattcaGATTAAAACTTTTcgtgatgtgtgttttttcacacaaaaaatgtgGCAAAGGAGCTGggtcatgtttttatttgtattttattttattattattattattatttttacttttgagtGATTCCTCTCCAGTTACACGGAATATGCAATCTTTGGTAGTAATCCGCAAACCTCGAACGTGCGCACATACGCAAGAAAAAACAGCTTGCTTGTATTTTTTCCTTCAGCGATTTAGATTTAGGCTACTATTGCTATTATTTGAGACTAAGAATGTTTGACACATTTTAGCCAATTTTATTAAATACTGGACGACACTATAACGTCACACCGCGCAGGTGCAAAGTGGAACAGGTGCAGCTTCCTCGATTTTTGACTTTCAGAGCTCACTTACAAAAAATGTCGAAATatggcaattaaaaaaaactaccccttgtgttaaaataaaagacGTGAAACATCGGTCTGAGGGTTTTACACAGCGCTGCAGCTGTACTAGTTGTAGCGGTTTGGAGTCACGGCTTCAAAGCAAAGAAGGAAGTATGGGGATTTAACATCTCGACTTGCGACCTTCTTCTCTGGTTGTATAACCTCAATATTCACAACACTGTAAATCAACGGAAGAAGCTTGACATTTACTGCAAAGTTTTTAAAATCTCAGTACGGGGTGAAGTCATGGGTGaagttataaaaaaatatatattgttcAGTTTCATTCCAACCGGTGAGCTGCCTTGTACACGTAGATACAAGATGGTAATCCTCACGCCTCTTCCGGTCGGAGCCGGAAGCTTCCTTCGCTTGTTTACATTTTCCGAGGGGTCTAGCTAACTGGCGCACAAAACCTCTAGCAGCTTTTCCAAAATAATGGGTAACAGGTGATTAGGCTTGTGTGTTTAGAGCAGTTTTCAGCTGTAATTTCGCTCTGTGGTTCCTCGGGACATGGCTACAGCTTGCTGCTGGTGCTTTCTCCGGGTAACGCTACCGCTCCTCTTGCTGCGGTGGCCGGGGCTGCTGGTCGCGGCGGAGCAGGTCGCTGTGGTGGAGGTGTTCCTGGAGCAGCGGCCCGGTGTCAGCACAGTGCTGCAGGGGGAGGTAGTGGAGTCCAGCAAGGGCAGCAAGAGCTCCGAGCACCGGGACGAGGACCAAGAAGAGCTGGAGGGAGAGCTGGTACTGGTGAGTCAGACTGTTTACAATTGTACGTTGTTATATCTACCGTTAATATGACATTTGTGTGAAAACGGGAGATATAAGACTTAAAGAAAGTAGCGGGGCTTTCGGGGTTAACATACACAGGTAATTTTTTGAATCATTCAACCGTCATCAGAGCTCAAAGACCTCTATTAACTGTGTCTCATAAGTGAATCAACCTCAAATTGAACATTTGATACATATATGCATGTTGGTCATTACACTTTTGGAGTGATTTTAAACGGAcactgtagttttggagaatacatttaaactcagaatttttatatttataatacAAATGTGTCTTGTCcataacaagctgttctcagaggaaaacaaggtccccagaacactgtttgaagctagaactatggcagggtccgccacatataaacaaagtaaaacagtacgaAATTGATTTgtccttttaaggtcagtttgtttattcagtcatgaaaatgaattatttattgGTTTAGCTATAAAacatcagtcaatgaagatctttctcttctcattaaaatgtatttcccaaaaccacgtagtgcacctttaaagagaaATGATGTATGATAAAATCTAAGAATTTCCAACACCAGCTCAAACTTTTAGCCTGTTTGCTGTCCTCAGGTTCAGGATGAGGAgacacaggtgagaggagagaaaagtgagGAGGACACCAAAGAGCAGGAGCTGTGGATCGGGGTGGTGCCTGTGGAGATGGACGACAGCAAAGCCACAACCGGAAACCAGGAGTCCTTTGCCGATGCAGTGGTCAATAAAGTAAGAAGCtgaatttattgtaaatatgtaGGTAAATTTGTTCATTCTGGTATAGACTTGGACATGATACTAAACATGCAAACTCTCTTGTGAAGATGAAGCGAGCATTGGTCCTCGGAGCATCTGCGCTCATCATCCTGGCTCTCAACCAAAACACCGTCAGTGAGGTAAATCTGCACAAACTCAATATCCAGCCTGGGCCCTTTCTCTTGGACCCAAAGTTGAGGCTGACACTGTGGTGTATTTATAACCTAAAAGCCTGACTCTTTCTGGTGTAGATGGATCTGTCTCAGGTGCTTTCAAAGCCCATCATTGTGATCCAGACGTCTGAAAATGTCACCAAGCTGATCGGAGCTCTGCTCAGGTACAGAACACCCTATCGGGTTACGCGCATCTCTACTTGATATCACTGATAAAAGTTGCAAAATACAGTTTGTATCTGAATCATATAACTTGTCATGACATGTCATGCTTCCTCAGTTTGAGGCTCTTAGCGGAGATTAAACAGTGCCTTCACATACAAGCAATCTATGATGGTAATTGAACTAAACCAATTCAAACAAGCTGCGACCTCAGTACTATATGGATAGTGTCCAGATTGAGTTGACACAGTCAGCTTGATTTAGACAGATTATTATTCGTGTTTACTTTTTCtttgatctgatttgatttcCTGATTGAATTGATCACATAGTTAATGTTGGTGGTTGGATAAGTTCATACGAGGATTTGATCACTGATGAAGGAAAAGCatgatgtattttattaaattatatcaaaataaaGGAGTAATGTTGTTGTATTGATACAAGATTCTGTATTGGCAACAGTAGCCACAAGCCACAGTTAAGTTAACTTCATAGTAATCATAATTTGAGGAAATATATCATTGTTATTCATTCAGTTGTCTAGGCTTATGAAATTATCAAAAGTATTGATACTTTTTTGATACCATGTCTGCATTTGATCATATCCAAAGTACCAACGCTATGAAAAAATATCTACGTTCAGAATTTCCCGGGGCTGCACAGATATTAACATTATTACAAATGTGTTGTTATGTGTTCAGTGGCTCTTTCTGTAATTTCACTGATTGCAGTTGTgaatttaaaggagacctatttaTCTTGCCATGTGCGAGGCAGAACAgtaccacacaaacacaaaaaaacattcagtgcaGATACACTTCAGCATGAGCTTACCAAAAATATAGATAAAAATAAACACCACCAAACTCCCACATTGTTTTGTCGTATTTTCTGTCACTTTCCTTAATGTAGATATTCACAGTATCCAGGTTAGAGTGTGTCTACATGTAGTGATGGAGAATTTATCTGCACTA contains:
- the rnf215 gene encoding RING finger protein 215 isoform X2, with product MATACCWCFLRVTLPLLLLRWPGLLVAAEQVAVVEVFLEQRPGVSTVLQGEVVESSKGSKSSEHRDEDQEELEGELVLVQDEETQVRGEKSEEDTKEQELWIGVVPVEMDDSKATTGNQESFADAVVNKMKRALVLGASALIILALNQNTVSEMDLSQVLSKPIIVIQTSENVTKLIGALLRGLQATAKITYRTILQDNLKYLQQLWDTVLLVALILSTGVIVQARWQYQGHQLNDDMELLPKQDVLKRMSSLKTKTYRQPKLWCDPSQPVETDNCAVCLEPFNNNQCLRVLPCHHEYHRDCVDPWLLLQHTCPLCKRSILSSVCRDS
- the rnf215 gene encoding RING finger protein 215 isoform X1 translates to MATACCWCFLRVTLPLLLLRWPGLLVAAEQVAVVEVFLEQRPGVSTVLQGEVVESSKGSKSSEHRDEDQEELEGELVLVQDEETQVRGEKSEEDTKEQELWIGVVPVEMDDSKATTGNQESFADAVVNKMKRALVLGASALIILALNQNTVSEMDLSQVLSKPIIVIQTSENVTKLIGALLRGLQATAKITYRTILQDNLGATLTLWSSCGRSRGGRYGEWQGVICTGETNSQVQKYLQQLWDTVLLVALILSTGVIVQARWQYQGHQLNDDMELLPKQDVLKRMSSLKTKTYRQPKLWCDPSQPVETDNCAVCLEPFNNNQCLRVLPCHHEYHRDCVDPWLLLQHTCPLCKRSILSSVCRDS
- the LOC115582119 gene encoding SEC14-like protein 2; the encoded protein is MSGRVGDLSPKQAEALEQFRERIQDILPQLPAQHDHFLLRWLRARNFNIQKSEAMLRKHLEFRKHMKVDTIITDWRPPEVIEKYLSGGMCGYDREGSPIWYDVIGPVDPKGLFLSASKQDFIKSKIRDCEVLQKECNLQSQRLGRNVESITMIYDVEGLGLKHLWKPAIETYGEILQMFEDNYPEGLKRLFVIKAPKLFPVAYNLVKHFLSENTRLKIHILGANWQEVLLKYIDAEELPAIYGGKLTDPDGDPRCRTRINHVGPVPPSYYVRDHVKVDYEQCMSVSRGSSQQLEYDILFPGCVLRWQFATESADIGFGVFLKARKGEWKKAAQMQEVVPSQRYNAHLVPEDGSLTCERPGVYVLRFDNTYSIFQAKRISFSVEVLLPDHLQSPQTNGGSKNHVQAEGNSQS